In Malus sylvestris chromosome 16, drMalSylv7.2, whole genome shotgun sequence, the following are encoded in one genomic region:
- the LOC126608846 gene encoding pleiotropic drug resistance protein 3-like has translation MELTPVERKEHLVIEEEDEEVQLQWAAIERLPTYKRCRTALFDFDGGVGGGGKEHAGKRVVDVTKLKADERHLFIKKLIKHIEHDNLRLLQKLRERIDRVNVKLPTVEVRYKNLFVEAECDVVQGKPHPTLWNSLLSFLSVFTKAIWCKSSGAKMSILSDVNGIIKPSRLTLLLGTPGCGKTTLLLALAGKLDKSLKVAGEVSYNGYKLDEFVPQKTSAYISEYDLHIPEMTVRETIDFSARCQGVGSRADTMMEVIRREKEAGIVPDSDIDTYMKAISVERQKRNLQTDYVLKILGLDTCSDTMVGDALQRGISGGQKKRLTTGEMIVGPTKTLFMDEISTGLDSSTTFQIVTYLQQLVHITDATALVSLLQPAPETFDLFDDVILMAEGKIVYHGPRSQALQFFEDCGFKCPARKGAADFLQEVISKKDQAQYWKHTNIPYDYVSVDQFSQLFRASYLGKKLNDELSEPYDKSQCHDKALSFTTYSVRKWELFKACMGRELLLMKRNSFVYVFKTAQLIIIAFITMTVFIRTQMAVDLTSANFLMGSLFYTLVRLMTNGVAELSLTVTRLPVVYKQRGFYLYPAWAYCIPASLLKVPFSLLDSALWTAITYYVIGFSPEITRFFCQFLMLFALHQSSTSMCRLVAVIFRTMVLASTCGIFILVLMFLCGGFILPQPSLPSWLRWGFWCSPMTYAEIGTTLNEFLAPRWQKVTNGNTTLGNEVLTRHGLNFDGYFYWISVGALFAFTVLFDLGFVLALTYQNPPKMSRAISSGKRLSKLQGKDACNISEQSKNESTPAYSSQTVGGKFNCGRMVLPFEPLTISFKDVQYYVATTPEMRKHGFKQKKLQLLKDITGAFRPGILTALMGVSGAGKTTLMDVLSGRKTGGTIEGDIRIGGHPKVQKTFARISGYCEQTDIHSPLITVEESVRYSAWLRLPPETNQDLKARFVEEVIETIELEDIRDSLVGIPGQSGLSTEQRKRLTIAVELVSNPSIIFMDEPTSGLDARAAAIVMRAVKNVVATGRTIVCTIHQPSIDIFESFNELILMKTGGQIIYSGALGHNSSELIEYFERIPNVPKIKDNYNPATWMLEVTSASVEAELGLDFASIYQNSTQYRDSIELVKQLSEAKPGSKDLHFPTHFPQNSWVQFKACLWKQHLSYWRSTEYNLARFMFMIAVSVMFGVIFWQKGKEINNEQDLLNILGSMYIAVIFLGVTNCSGVLPYIATERTVLYRERFAGMYSSKAYSFAQVVVEIPYTMLQAILYVAITYPTIGFFWSPTKVFWYLYATFCTFLYFVYLGMLIASLSTNLDVASILATAVYTLLNLFAGFLMPGPKIPKWWIWCYWICPTSWSLNGLLTSQYGDMSKEIVIFEEHKTVGFFLQDYFGFHHDRLGLVALVLIAFPIVFASLFAYCIGKFNFQRR, from the exons ATGGAGCTAACACCAGTTGAAAGAAAGGAGCATTTAGTTatagaggaggaggatgaggaagttCAGTTGCAGTGGGCTGCAATTGAGAGGCTGCCTACATATAAACGGTGCAGAACCGCGCTTTTTGACTTCGATGGTGGCGTAGGCGGCGGGGGGAAAGAGCATGCAGGGAAGAGGGTGGTTGATGTTACAAAGTTGAAAGCAGATGAGAGGCACCTGTTCATCAAGAAACTCATAAAGCACATAGAGCATGACAATCTCCGACTTCTGCAGAAACTTAGAGAAAGGATAGACAG AGTGAATGTGAAGTTGCCGACGGTGGAGGTGAGGTACAAGAACTTGTTTGTGGAAGCAGAGTGTGATGTAGTCCAAGGAAAGCCACACCCAACACTATGGAACTCTCTTCTGAGCTTCTTATCA GTTTTTACAAAGGCAATTTGGTGCAAATCTTCCGGAGCGAAGATGAGCATTCTATCAGATGTCAATGGCATCATCAAACCATCGAG GCTTACTCTCCTTCTTGGTACCCCTGGCTGCGGGAAAACCACCTTGTTATTGGCCCTTGCTGGAAAACTCGATAAATCTCTCAAG GTTGCAGGGGAGGTTTCTTATAATGGTTACAAGCTAGATGAGTTTGTTCCTCAAAAAACGTCAGCTTACATAAGCGAATACGACCTTCACATACCTGAGATGACTGTGAGGGAAACAATCGACTTTTCAGCCCGCTGTCAGGGCGTTGGCAGTAGAGCTG ATACAATGATGGAAGTGATCAGAAGGGAAAAAGAAGCTGGAATAGTACCTGATTCCGACATTGACACCTACATGAAG GCAATTTCAGTTGAAAGACAAAAGCGAAATCTGCAAACCGATTATGTTTTGAAG ATCCTCGGACTGGATACCTGTAGTGACACAATGGTTGGTGATGCGTTACAAAGAGGGATTTCAGGTGGCCAGAAGAAAAGGCTGACAACAG GAGAAATGATTGTAGGTCCTACAAAAACTCTGTTTATGGATGAAATATCAACTGGATTAGACAGCTCGACGACCTTTCAGATAGTTACCTATCTTCAGCAGTTGGTGCACATCACAGATGCAACTGCATTGGTTTCACTCCTTCAACCAGCCCCTGAGACCTTTGATCTATTTGATGATGTAATATTAATGGCAGAGGGGAAGATAGTTTACCACGGTCCTCGTAGCCAGGCACTTCAGTTTTTCGAAGATTGTGGTTTCAAATGCCCAGCAAGAAAGGGTGCTGCAGATTTCCTTCAAGAG GTAATCTCAAAGAAGGATCAAGCACAATACTGGAAGCATACCAACATTCCCTACGATTATGTTTCAGTGGATcaattttctcaacttttcagaGCAAGTTACCTGGGGAAGAAGTTAAATGATGAGCTTTCGGAACCATACGATAAATCACAGTGCCATGACAAGGCCCTATCATTTACCACTTACTCAGTGAGAAAATGGGAATTGTTCAAAGCTTGTATGGGCCGAGAGCTGCTTCTTATGAAACGAAATTCCTTTGTCTACGTATTCAAAACAGCGCAG CTTATCATCATTGCATTTATTACAATGACGGTATTTATACGAACTCAAATGGCTGTGGATCTGACAAGTGCAAATTTTTTGATGGGCTCATTGTTTTATACCCTCGTTCGACTTATGACCAATGGAGTTGCAGAGCTGTCCTTGACTGTTACTAGACTTCCAGTTGTTTACAAGCAAAGGGGATTCTATCTGTACCCGGCATGGGCGTATTGTATTCCAGCTTCTCTCCTGAAGGTTCCATTTTCACTACTTGATTCAGCACTATGGACAGCCATAACTTACTACGTTATTGGGTTTAGCCCGGAAATAACAAG GTTCTTCTGCCAGTTTCTTATGCTATTTGCTCTGCATCAATCATCAACATCAATGTGTCGTTTGGTCGCTGTAATCTTCCGAACTATGGTTCTTGCATCAACTTGTGGTATTTTCATCTTAGTGCTAATGTTTTTATGTGGAGGCTTCATTTTGCCACAAC CCTCTTTACCTTCTTGGTTGAGGTGGGGATTCTGGTGTTCTCCTATGACTTATGCAGAAATAGGTACAACTCTAAACGAATTCCTTGCTCCTCGATGGCAAAAG GTTACAAATGGAAACACAACCTTAGGAAATGAAGTTCTAACCAGACATGGATTGAACTTTGATGGCTATTTCTATTGGATATCAGTTGGAGCACTGTTTGCGTTCACAGTACTTTTCGATCTTGGATTTGTTTTAGCCTTGACTTACCAAAATC CTCCAAAGATGTCTCGCGCAATTAGTTCGGGAAAAAGGTTATCCAAATTACAAGGAAAAGATGCTTGCAACATCAGTGAACAGTCGAAAAATGAATCGACTCCAGCTTATTCTTCCCAAACTGTGGGAGGAAAGTTCAACTGCG GGAGGATGGTCCTGCCATTTGAGCCACTGACAATATCATTCAAGGATGTGCAGTATTATGTTGCAACCACACCG GAAATGAGAAAGCATGGCTTCAAGCAGAAAAAGCTTCAGCTGCTTAAAGACATTACAGGAGCATTCAGACCGGGAATTCTCACTGCACTGATGGGTGTGAGTGGGGCTGGAAAAACAACTCTCATGGATGTTCTTTCGGGAAGGAAAACTGGAGGTACCATTGAGGGAGATATAAGAATAGGAGGGCATCCGAAGGTCCAGAAGACATTTGCAAGAATATCGGGTTACTGCGAGCAGACTGACATACATTCTCCACTTATCACAGTAGAAGAATCGGTTAGGTACTCCGCTTGGTTGCGGTTGCCACCCGAAACTAATCAAGACTTAAAAGCT AGATTTGTGGAAGAAGTAATCGAAACAATTGAACTGGAGGATATAAGAGATTCTTTAGTTGGCATTCCTGGACAAAGTGGCCTATCAACCGAGCAGCGTAAAAGGCTGACAATTGCAGTGGAGCTTGTTTCCAATCCATCAATAATATTCATGGATGAACCTACATCAGGTTTAGATGCTAGAGCAGCTGCAATTGTCATGCGTGCAGTGAAGAACGTCGTTGCCACAGGAAGAACAATTGTGTGCACAATTCACCAACCAAGCATTGATATCTTCGAGTCTTTCAATGAG ttaattttgatgaaaacGGGTGGACAAATCATCTATTCGGGAGCTCTAGGTCATAACTCGAGTGAACTCATCGAATATTTTGAG CGTATTCCTAATGTACCGAAGATCAAAGACAATTACAACCCGGCAACATGGATGTTAGAAGTTACTTCTGCTTCGGTAGAGGCAGAACTTGGTTTGGATTTTGCCAGCATCTATCAAAATTCTACTCAGTATAG aGACTCAATTGAGTTGGTAAAACAGTTGAGTGAAGCAAAGCCAGGTTCAAAAGACTTGCACTTTCCCACACATTTTCCCCAAAATAGTTGGGTGCAGTTCAAGGCCTGTCTTTGGAAACAACACTTGTCCTATTGGAGAAGTACCGAATACAATCTAGCGCGTTTCATGTTCATGATCGCTGTATCAGTCATGTTTGGGGTAATCTTCTGGCAGAAAGGGAAGGAAAT AAATAATGAGCAGGATTTGTTGAACATACTTGGGTCCATGTACATTGCCGTAATATTCCTAGGCGTAACCAATTGCTCAGGAGTTCTGCCTTATATCGCAACTGAGCGCACTGTTTTGTACCGTGAAAGGTTTGCTGGGATGTACTCATCAAAGGCTTATTCATTTGCACAG GTTGTCGTTGAAATACCTTACACAATGTTGCAAGCAATTTTGTATGTGGCCATTACATATCCTACCATAGGGTTCTTTTGGTCACCTACTAAGGTTTTCTGGTACTTATATGCAACATTCTGCACATTTCTATACTTTGTATATCTTGGGATGCTGATAGCTTCTTTGAGCACAAACCTCGACGTAGCTTCCATTCTGGCAACCGCAGTCTACACCTTACTGAATCTTTTTGCCGGCTTCCTCATGCCTGGACCG AAAATTCCAAAGTGGTGGATTTGGTGCTATTGGATATGTCCTACATCATGGTCCCTAAATGGCCTACTGACTTCACAATATGGAGACATGAGCAAAGAAATAGTAATCTTTGAGGAGCATAAAACCGTTGGTTTCTTCCTACAAGATTACTTTGGTTTCCACCATGATCGTTTAGGCCTTGTGGCTCTTGTTCTCATTGCTTTCCCAATTGTTTTTGCTTCTCTATTTGCCTATTGCATTGGGAAATTCAATTTCCAAAGaagatag